The DNA window TGAATAGCCTGCAAGGCAGCCGACTGCCCGCCACGCTGCTAGAAAGGTTTCACCACCACCAGAACAACGATGATTGCAATGGCAATCGCAGGCACTTCGTTCAGAAGGCGCAGCGCCTTGCCGGTCAACGGGCGTTCGCCCCGCGCCAGCTTCTTACCGTAAGCGATGAGATAGCCGTGATAGCCAGACAGGCCGAGCACGAGCAGAACTTTCGCACCGAACCAGCCCATCGACCAGGCCTGGATCGTGACCGCCAGGGTGATCCCCAGAATCCAGACCAGGATCATTGACGGGTTGAGGATGATCTTGATCAGCTTGCGTTCGCGATCGGCGAATTTCTCGGCCTCTTCAGAGCCCGGTGCGGCCTCCTGATGATAAACGTACAGCCGCGGCAGCATGAACAGCCCGGCCATCCAGAAAATCACGAAAATGATGTGGGCTGCCTTCAGCCAGAGATAGAGCACCGAGAGCGTTTCCATTTCGTCCGTTTAGGCGTTTCGGCCAAGCATCCCAAGCAATTTCCGGACATGATCGACCGGCGTATCGGGCAGGATGCCGTGGCCCAGATTGAAGATATGCGGGCGATCGGGGAAAGCATCGCGGATCGCGGACACCGCCTGCTCCAGCTCCGTTCCACCGGCGATCAGCGCCAGCGGATCGAGATTGCCCTGCACTGGCAGGCCCTTGGGCAGGACATCATTTGCCCAGACCGGATCGACAGTTTCGTCCAGGCCCAGCGCATCGACGCCCGTCCCTTCCGCATAAGCGGTAAGCTTTCCACCGGCGCCCTTGGGAAAACCGATGATCGGCGTATCGGGATGGCGTGCGCGCACCCCTTCGACGATCGCACGGTTCGGCGCGATCACCCAGCGATCGAACTGCGCGGGGCTGAGCGATCCGGCCCAGCTATCGAACAGCTGCACCGCATCCGCGCCCGCCTCGATCTGGCCGCTCAGATATTCGATGCTGACTTCGACCAGCCGATCGATCAGCGCACCGAAGCGCTCCGGCTCGCCATAGGCCATGCGTCGCGCGGTCGCTTGATCGCGGCTCCCCTCGCCTGCCACCATATAGGTCGCGACCGTCCAGGGGCTGCCTGCGAAGCCCAGCATGGTGACGTCAGCGGGCAGTTCCGCCTTCACCCGGCGCACGGTCTCATAGATCGGATCGAAGCGCGTGAAATCGGGCGTCAGTTCGGCGAGCTCATGCTCCGCCAGGATAGGCGAAAGACGCGGGCCCTCTCCCTTCACGAACTGCAGGTCCTGCCCCAGCGCGTGGGGAATGATCAGAATATCGGAAAACAGGATCGCCCCGTTGAACCCGAAGCGGCGGATCGGCTGCAAGGTTACCTCGGCGGCCGCTTCGCTATCGTAGACCAGATCGAGAAATCCGCCCTTTTCGGCCCGCAGCGCGCGATATTCCGAGAGATAGCGCCCGGCCTGACGCATGAGCCAGACGGGCGGTGGATCGCGGCGTTCCCCGCGCAGCACGGCGAGCAGAGGCTTGTCGGTTTTCGGCTCTGAAGGTCCACCGGTCATGCGCTTCCTAAATCCTTATATATTTAAAAGAGAGATTGTTGATGGGAGTTGGGCCGTGGACAAGCGCCGTACTAGGTCTATCCACCGCCTTTGCCAACAGATTGACTCCCACCGCCGCGCGACACTGCAATGGATTCGCGAAGCCCTGTGCGCCTTATCAACAGGCTGCGGAAACAAAAGCCGAGCTGTGGATGATTGCTGGGCGAATCGATTGAGGCGTGCGGCTTTGTCCGCAGGCCAGATACTCCCCGGCGCTATCCCTTGATTTATCCACTGGCTCCCAACAAAGCTGTGCCGCATGGACCGCTTCCACCTGCATCTGCTTTCCGACTCCACCGGCGAGACGCTCGACAATATCGTGAAGGCCGCTCTGGCCCAGTTCGATGAAGTCGACGTCGTGAAGCATTTCTGGCCGATGGTGCGGTCCGATGTGCATCTGGAACGCATTCTGGACGATGTTGCCGAAAATCCCGGCATGGTGCTGTTCACGCTCGTCAATTCCGAAACGCGGCGCAAGCTGGAAAACCGCTGCCGTGCGCTGGGCCTTCCGGCGGTGCCCGCGCTCGATGCGGTCACCGATGCATTGTCTGATATGTTCGGGCAGGAGGCCAAGGCACGGCCCGGCCGCCAGCACAGCCTGGATGCCGCCTATTTCGCGCGGGTCGAGGCCATCCAGTTCACCATCGCGCATGATGACGGGCTGCTGCAGGAAGGCTGGGAGGAAGCGGACATCATCCTTGCCGGCGTGTCGCGGACCTCGAAAACGCCGACCAGCATCTATCTCGCCAATCGCGGGTTCAAGACGGCGAACATCCCGATCGTGGTGGAATCGCCGCCGCCCGAAACACTCTATCAACTGCGCAATCCATTGATCGTGGGACTCACCACCAGCGCGGACCGCCTGGTGCAGATCCGTCGCAACCGGCTGTTGTCGCTCAATCAGGCGCCAGAAACCGATTATGTGGAAGGGGACAAGGTGCAGGCCGAGGTGAAGTTTGCGCGGCGCATCTTCGCCGATCGCGGCTGGCCGGTGATCGACGTGACGCGCCGCTCGATTGAGGAAACCGCCGCAGCCATCATCAATCTCGCGAACGACCGCGAGCTGTCCGGCCGCAAGCGCCAAGGAAACATCATATGACGTGGACTATCATATGAGCGGCATCGTCCTGGCCTCGGGCAGCGCAATCCGGCGGCAGATGCTGGAGGCGGCGGGCGTTCCGTTCGAGGTGAAGCCTGCGCGAGTCGATGAAGACTTTTTGAAAGAGGCGCTCGCCGATTTGAAGCCGCGCGACCAGGCTGATGCGCTGGCCGAAGCCAAGGCGCTCCGCGGATCGCAAGCTTCACCGGATCAACTGGTGCTGGGCGCGGATTCGATGCTGGAGCTGGCAAGCGGCGTCCGGCTGGACAAGCCGGAGAGCCCGCAGGCTGCGCGCGAGCAGCTTGCCGCTATGTCCGGAGGGACGCACCGTCTGCACAGCGCCGCGGTGATGGTGGAGGGCGGCGCGTCCGTTTGGCGGCACGTTGAAACCGCGAAGCTGCATGTGCGTGCGCTCTCGCCCGACTTCATCCACTCCTATGTCGACGCCGAATGGGAATCGATCCGCCACACCAGTGGCTGCTTCGAATATGAAGGGAAGGGCGCACAGCTCTTCTCCCGCGTCGAGGGCAGCCATTTCGCGATCCTTGGCCTGCCGTTCCTCCCGCTCCTCCAGTTTCTTCGCGATCGGAAAGTCATGCCGTCATGAAAGCCATTACCGGCCAGCCTTATGCCGAGGTGATCGGCGATCCGGTGGCCCACAGCAAATCGCCAATGATTCACCGCTTCTGGCAGAAGAAGCTCGGCATCGATGGGGACTATCGCACAGCACATGTGACGCCGGACGAACTGGCGGATTATTTCGCCGATCGCGCCGCCGATCCGGACTGGATGGGCTGCAACGTCACGATCCCGCACAAGATCGCCGCGCTCGATCATGTCGCCGATCCGGGCGACGTGCGGGAGAGCATCGGCGCGATCAACACCGTGTTTCGCGGCGAGGAAAGTGAACTCACCGGCACCAACACCGACGCGGCAGGCTTCTGGGCACCGATTTCCGAGCGGAATTGGAGCGGGCGCCATGCCGTCGTCGTCGGATCGGGCGGCGCGGCGCGCGCGGTGCTGTTCGCGCTCGCCAAGGGTGGCATCGGCGAGGTGACCATGGTCGCCCGCAGCGGCCTGAAGGCCATGGGCCTGCTCGCGCATTTCGGCCTGAAAGGCGGCGTGCAGGATTTCGACGCCAAGCTGCCGCCCGCACATTTGCTGGTGAACGCCAGTCCGCTCGGCATGGCCGGGCAGGAAGCGTTGGAGCTGGATCTCGATCCGCTGAAGCGCGGCGCATTGGTCTATGATCTGGTCTACAAGCCTGTTGAAACCGCGCTGCTGCGCCAGGCCGCGGACCGCGATCTGGAAACGGTGGACGGCCTGTCCATGCTGGTGGCGCAGGCCGCCTTTGCCTTTGAACTGTTCTTCGGGCAGCCTGCGCCGGAGGAGGGTCAAGACGCCCTGTTCGAAAAGCTGGGCGCGTGAGCGCAGCGCAAAAGGTACAGCCGCTGGTGATCGGCCTCACCGGGTCGATCGGCATGGGCAAATCCACCGTTGCCGCGATGTTTACCGAAGCCGGTGTTCCCGTGTTCGATGCTGACGCCGTCGTGCGCGAATTGCAGGGACCGGGCGGCGCGCTCGTTCCGCTCATCGAGGCGGCCTTCCCCGGCAGCACTGGCGAAGGCGGCGTAAAGCGGGATGATCTTGGCGCAATGGTTTTCGGCAAGCCCGATGAACTGGCGCGGCTAGAATCGATCGTTCACCCTGTCGTCGCGAACCGCCGGCTCGCCTTTTCGGAGGAGCATCGCGATGCACCGTTGATCCTGTTCGATATTCCGCTCCTGTTCGAAAAGGGCGGGACCGAAGGCGTCGATGTTGTTGTTGTGGTCAGCGCGCCCGCCAAGGTGCAGCGAGAACGCGTTATGGCGCGGCCGGGCATGACGAAAGAGAAGTTCGAACATATTCTCGGCGTCCAACTGGACGATGCTGCCAAGCGCGCCCGTGCGGACCATGTGATCGACACCGGAACGACGCTGGAGGAAACACGCGCGCAGGTCAGCGAGCTGGTCGCGACCATGCGCGCCTCCCTTGCCTGACCCGGCGAAAAGGCCGATATGATAAGCATGCGCGAAATCGTCTTCGATACCGAAACCACCGGCACCGACCATGAAAATGGGGACCGGATGGTCGAGATCGGCTGTATCGAGATGATCGACCGGGTGATGACCGGCCGCACCTATCACTGCTATTTCAATCCCGAACGGGCGATGGATCCGGGCGCCGAACGTGTTCACGGTCTTGGCGATGCGTTTCTGAAAGACAAGCCGCGCTTCAACGAAAAGGTGCGGGAGCTTTTGGATTTCATCGGTGACGACAAGCTTGTCGCGCACAACGCCATGTTCGATTTCGGCTTCCTCAATATGGAACTCGATCGGTGTGGTCAGCCCACCGTCGATTATGCGCGGATGGTCGATACGCTGGCGATTGCGCGCAAAAAGCATCCCGGGGCGAAGGCTTCGCTCGATGCCCTTTGCAGCCGCTACGGGATCGATCGGTCCCACCGCGTCAAGCATGGGGCGCTGCTGGATGCCGAACTGCTGGCACAGCTTTATATAGAGCTGACCGGCGGGCGGCAGATCGGTCTGGGCCTGGCGGCGGATGCGGACGATGCGGCTGCCACATCGCGCACTGCGCCCAGCCTGCTGCCCACCGGGCCGATGCGCCCGCCGCGCCACCATGCGCCGACGGAGGCCGAGCTTGCGCGCCATCAGGCTTTCGTCGCGGGCATCGAAGGCTCGCTTTGGAGCAGTGGCCGCGCGCGCGTCTGAACCCTTCGGCTTCCGGGCCGTTGAGCGACAACCAGAAGGAGAAAAATCCCATGAAGATTCAGGTTTCGGGCCATCAGGTCGATACGGGTGAGGCTCTGCGCGAGCATGTCGAGACCAAGATGACGGCGCTTTCCGAAAAATATTTTCCCGAAACCATTTCGGGTCAGGCCACCTTCGGCCGCGGCCCGCATGACGGCTTCAGCTGCGATATCGTGACCCATGTGATGCAGGGCCTCTGGCTCAATGCATCGGCCAATGCGCAGGACGCGCACCAGGCGTTCGACGCCTCGCTCAACAAGATCGAAAAGCAGCTGCGCCGCTACAAGCGCCGCCTGAATGATCGTCATAGCCAGGCCGCACAGGCGCTGAAGGAAGAAGAGGCCGGCTATACGGTGTTCGATTCCGAAGCTGAGGCGGACGAAGTGGCCGACGCACCGCCGATTATTGCAGAGTTGCGTGCCAATATTCCCGAAGTTTCGGTATCCGACGCGGTCATGGTGCTCAACATGCGCGATACGCCTGCTCTATTGTTCAAAAATTCTGGAACAGGGCGTCATAATATGGTCTATCGCCGCAACGACGGCACGATCGGATGGGTAGAGCCTCAGGCCGCATCCTGAATTTCCGTCACCGCCCACGGCCGACAACGCGTCCGTGGGCGGGAACGACCAGAACAATTCGACGCACCGCGTTGGGGTGCGGAGCCTGATCCATGAATATTCAACTCAGTTGCGGCTTGCGCGAAGACGCGGTGATGTCTCGAGCCTCGATCGCTAGCAAGCACGCGTTGTTCGATTTGCTGTCGCAGCAAGCAGAGGCGGCCTACGGGCTGGATGCGGAACAGTTGCGCGCCGCGCTCGAACAGCGCGAGAGCCTCGGGTCGACCGGATTTGGATCGGGCGTTGCCATCCCGCATGCGCGCCTCGCGGGACTGGACGAGCCACTGGGTCTTTTCGTGCGGCTGGATAAGGCGCTGGATTATGCCAGCATCGACGATCGGCCGGTCGATCTGATTTTCTGCCTCGTCTCGCCGGCGGGGGACGGAGCGCGGCATCTGCGCGTGCTCGCCGAAGTATCTCGCACCATGCGGAGCGAGTCCAATCAGCAACGGTTGCGCGGCGCGGCCGATGCCGCAGCGATCTTTTCGCTGCTATCGGGGCTTTATGAGTTTGACGCCGCCTGAGCCGACCCCCACCGGAAGTGGAGAGGAAGCGCATTTCCGCGCGCTTGAGTCGCTCTATCGGGCGGCACCGATCAACCGCCTGTTCGAATCGGATATTGCGATTACCGGCCCCGGCCAGTGCGATATCGTTTTCGACGTCGACGAACGCTATTTCCATGCCGCGGGCGCGGTGCATGGATCGTCCTATTTCAAGATGCTCGACGATGCCGCCTTTTATGCGGTGAACAGCCTGGTGACCGATCGTTTCGTGCTCACCACCGCCTTCAACCTGCTCTTTACGAAGCCGATCAAACCGGGGCGCCTGCGCGCGAGCGGTCGCTGGCTGAGCGGTCGCAAGCGCGTCTATGTTGCCGAAGCGACGCTGATCGATGGCGACGGCGAAGAAGCGGGGCGTGGCACCGGCACCTTCATGCGATCGCACATTCCGCTCGCGGGATTGCCCGGTTACAAGAGCGCATGAGCGAACCGCGCGTCGCCGCCAAGGTTCAGGTCGACGCGATTCGACGGCTTTGCGAGCGCGAGGGCGGATTCGCGATGGTGCTATCGCGCGGCGATCCTGTCGCCGGAGACATCCTCATCATCTCTCGTATACGAGGCGGATCGCCTGCGCTCATCCGGCGCGCGCTGCGATGGGACGGACCGCCAAGCTGGCGGGACACCGAAACGCAACTGTTTGAAAATGAAGAGAAATTGACGGTATTTCTCGACCAGAAGCGAGCAGTTGATCGGGATCTTTGGTTAATAGATCTGGATATCCCGGACTCGGAACGGTTCATCGCGCTTCTGCACGACTTCGTTTGACTCCGGAAACAACCACGCTAAATGCGCCCCCCATAACGAGCGCAAGTGGCCAATGGTTCCGTCTGGGGGGACGAGAATCGGCAAACACGCGAGACGGAAGATCGTCCCGAGCAGATTGGGTTAGCGTTTTTTAGGTTTCTGCTCAGCGGGCATCTGCCGCTTAACAAGCGAATGCAATGTTCCATTATCTGAAAGCTGCGGCTGCCGCGGCTCTTTTTGTTTTGGCTCTCACTGCCATCACGCTGACCGATGTCAGCTCTGCTTTCGCTGCTGAAGAGCAGCAACAAAACATTCTGGACGCCGGTGAAATCCGGATCGATCCGGCGGTACTGGCCGAACTGAAGGCCAATGAAGCGGCTGTCGATGCCGCCGTTGCGGCGGAAGACAATACCGCCCAGCCCAATGATGAAAACATCGTCTTCGTGAGCAATCCGGTGATCATGCCGTTGCCCGAGCGCTCTGCTCCGAAGGCTCCCGATTTCAGCGAAGCAACCTCGCTCGCCCAGCTTGTCGATATGCAGGACAGCAGCGCCGATCTCGATGCCGAGCAGCGCTGCCTGGCCGGAACCATCTATTTCGAATCGAAGGGCGAATCGCTGGAAGGCCAGCTGGCCGTTGCCAAGGTGGTGCTCAATCGCACTGCTTCTTCGCGCTGGCCGAATTCGATCTGCGGTGTTGTTTATCAGAAAAGCCAGTTCAGCTTCGTGCGCGGCGGTAAGATGCCCCGTATCGCAAAATCCAGCCGGGCCTGGAAGCGCGCAAAGGCCATCGCCAGGATCGCGCTAGACGATAGCTGGCAGACCGATGTGGACGATGCCCTGTTCTTTCACGCCAATTATGTGAAGCCCGGTTGGCGCCTGACGCGCATCGGAGCGGTGGACCGGCACATCTTCTACCGCTGAACGAGCGCATGACAGACGGATGATAAGGGCCCCGCTTTTGGGGCCTTTATTATGTTCCCGTCCTGTTCTAGTCTCCGACCATGCTCGATATCGCTACCCAACCCGATCTCTGCGGTGCCGCCGCCGTCACCCGTGGCCTTCGCCGCATGTTCGCGAGGCATCAGATTTTTCTGCTTCCCGAGGTTTCCTTGCGCAACGGCCGACGTGCGGACCTGATGGGCATCGATGCCAAGGGGCAGCTGATCATCGTGGAGATCAAATGCTCGCGCGCCGATCTGCTCGGAGATCAGAAGTGGCGCGACTATCTGGAATTTTGTGACCGGTTCTACTGGGCGGTGCCGCCGGAGATGGACGACAAGTTGCTGGAGCGTGAGGTTCTGGAGCCAGAGCGCACCGGCCTGATCGTCGCCGATGCCTATGATGCGGCGATTGTGCGTCCGGCGGTTAGCACGCCGCTGGCGGCGGCGCGGCGCAAGACCGAATGCCAGCGGTTGGCGCGTATAGCGATGCGGCGGCACACCATGTTGTGCGATCCGGAAGTGGGCTGGGGGCCGGAGCCATCCGATTGAGACAGCTGTCCAGCCAGTATAACCAAGACTGCCGTAGAGTTATTTAATGCCGGAGAAGTCCAGTTCGCCTTCGCTTTCCGCCTTGGCGGCGGGCTTGTTCTGCAAAAGATCGACCAGATCGCTCGAACGCCGGTCCAGCTTGGCGTAATCGAGTGCCGAGCGACCGCTGGCATGATCCGTAATGT is part of the Novosphingopyxis iocasae genome and encodes:
- a CDS encoding pyruvate, water dikinase regulatory protein, encoding MDRFHLHLLSDSTGETLDNIVKAALAQFDEVDVVKHFWPMVRSDVHLERILDDVAENPGMVLFTLVNSETRRKLENRCRALGLPAVPALDAVTDALSDMFGQEAKARPGRQHSLDAAYFARVEAIQFTIAHDDGLLQEGWEEADIILAGVSRTSKTPTSIYLANRGFKTANIPIVVESPPPETLYQLRNPLIVGLTTSADRLVQIRRNRLLSLNQAPETDYVEGDKVQAEVKFARRIFADRGWPVIDVTRRSIEETAAAIINLANDRELSGRKRQGNII
- a CDS encoding MmcB family DNA repair protein → MLDIATQPDLCGAAAVTRGLRRMFARHQIFLLPEVSLRNGRRADLMGIDAKGQLIIVEIKCSRADLLGDQKWRDYLEFCDRFYWAVPPEMDDKLLEREVLEPERTGLIVADAYDAAIVRPAVSTPLAAARRKTECQRLARIAMRRHTMLCDPEVGWGPEPSD
- a CDS encoding DUF1491 family protein, translated to MSEPRVAAKVQVDAIRRLCEREGGFAMVLSRGDPVAGDILIISRIRGGSPALIRRALRWDGPPSWRDTETQLFENEEKLTVFLDQKRAVDRDLWLIDLDIPDSERFIALLHDFV
- a CDS encoding cell wall hydrolase, whose amino-acid sequence is MFHYLKAAAAAALFVLALTAITLTDVSSAFAAEEQQQNILDAGEIRIDPAVLAELKANEAAVDAAVAAEDNTAQPNDENIVFVSNPVIMPLPERSAPKAPDFSEATSLAQLVDMQDSSADLDAEQRCLAGTIYFESKGESLEGQLAVAKVVLNRTASSRWPNSICGVVYQKSQFSFVRGGKMPRIAKSSRAWKRAKAIARIALDDSWQTDVDDALFFHANYVKPGWRLTRIGAVDRHIFYR
- the hpf gene encoding ribosome hibernation-promoting factor, HPF/YfiA family, with protein sequence MKIQVSGHQVDTGEALREHVETKMTALSEKYFPETISGQATFGRGPHDGFSCDIVTHVMQGLWLNASANAQDAHQAFDASLNKIEKQLRRYKRRLNDRHSQAAQALKEEEAGYTVFDSEAEADEVADAPPIIAELRANIPEVSVSDAVMVLNMRDTPALLFKNSGTGRHNMVYRRNDGTIGWVEPQAAS
- a CDS encoding PaaI family thioesterase, whose product is MSLTPPEPTPTGSGEEAHFRALESLYRAAPINRLFESDIAITGPGQCDIVFDVDERYFHAAGAVHGSSYFKMLDDAAFYAVNSLVTDRFVLTTAFNLLFTKPIKPGRLRASGRWLSGRKRVYVAEATLIDGDGEEAGRGTGTFMRSHIPLAGLPGYKSA
- a CDS encoding CopD family protein, whose protein sequence is METLSVLYLWLKAAHIIFVIFWMAGLFMLPRLYVYHQEAAPGSEEAEKFADRERKLIKIILNPSMILVWILGITLAVTIQAWSMGWFGAKVLLVLGLSGYHGYLIAYGKKLARGERPLTGKALRLLNEVPAIAIAIIVVLVVVKPF
- a CDS encoding PTS sugar transporter subunit IIA encodes the protein MNIQLSCGLREDAVMSRASIASKHALFDLLSQQAEAAYGLDAEQLRAALEQRESLGSTGFGSGVAIPHARLAGLDEPLGLFVRLDKALDYASIDDRPVDLIFCLVSPAGDGARHLRVLAEVSRTMRSESNQQRLRGAADAAAIFSLLSGLYEFDAA
- the dnaQ gene encoding DNA polymerase III subunit epsilon, whose product is MREIVFDTETTGTDHENGDRMVEIGCIEMIDRVMTGRTYHCYFNPERAMDPGAERVHGLGDAFLKDKPRFNEKVRELLDFIGDDKLVAHNAMFDFGFLNMELDRCGQPTVDYARMVDTLAIARKKHPGAKASLDALCSRYGIDRSHRVKHGALLDAELLAQLYIELTGGRQIGLGLAADADDAAATSRTAPSLLPTGPMRPPRHHAPTEAELARHQAFVAGIEGSLWSSGRARV
- the coaE gene encoding dephospho-CoA kinase (Dephospho-CoA kinase (CoaE) performs the final step in coenzyme A biosynthesis.), with the translated sequence MGKSTVAAMFTEAGVPVFDADAVVRELQGPGGALVPLIEAAFPGSTGEGGVKRDDLGAMVFGKPDELARLESIVHPVVANRRLAFSEEHRDAPLILFDIPLLFEKGGTEGVDVVVVVSAPAKVQRERVMARPGMTKEKFEHILGVQLDDAAKRARADHVIDTGTTLEETRAQVSELVATMRASLA
- a CDS encoding shikimate dehydrogenase family protein, with translation MKAITGQPYAEVIGDPVAHSKSPMIHRFWQKKLGIDGDYRTAHVTPDELADYFADRAADPDWMGCNVTIPHKIAALDHVADPGDVRESIGAINTVFRGEESELTGTNTDAAGFWAPISERNWSGRHAVVVGSGGAARAVLFALAKGGIGEVTMVARSGLKAMGLLAHFGLKGGVQDFDAKLPPAHLLVNASPLGMAGQEALELDLDPLKRGALVYDLVYKPVETALLRQAADRDLETVDGLSMLVAQAAFAFELFFGQPAPEEGQDALFEKLGA
- the hemE gene encoding uroporphyrinogen decarboxylase, whose product is MTGGPSEPKTDKPLLAVLRGERRDPPPVWLMRQAGRYLSEYRALRAEKGGFLDLVYDSEAAAEVTLQPIRRFGFNGAILFSDILIIPHALGQDLQFVKGEGPRLSPILAEHELAELTPDFTRFDPIYETVRRVKAELPADVTMLGFAGSPWTVATYMVAGEGSRDQATARRMAYGEPERFGALIDRLVEVSIEYLSGQIEAGADAVQLFDSWAGSLSPAQFDRWVIAPNRAIVEGVRARHPDTPIIGFPKGAGGKLTAYAEGTGVDALGLDETVDPVWANDVLPKGLPVQGNLDPLALIAGGTELEQAVSAIRDAFPDRPHIFNLGHGILPDTPVDHVRKLLGMLGRNA
- a CDS encoding Maf family protein, with translation MSGIVLASGSAIRRQMLEAAGVPFEVKPARVDEDFLKEALADLKPRDQADALAEAKALRGSQASPDQLVLGADSMLELASGVRLDKPESPQAAREQLAAMSGGTHRLHSAAVMVEGGASVWRHVETAKLHVRALSPDFIHSYVDAEWESIRHTSGCFEYEGKGAQLFSRVEGSHFAILGLPFLPLLQFLRDRKVMPS